A portion of the Callithrix jacchus isolate 240 chromosome 21, calJac240_pri, whole genome shotgun sequence genome contains these proteins:
- the KCNJ15 gene encoding ATP-sensitive inward rectifier potassium channel 15: MDSIHMGMSSTPLVKHSAGAGFKANRPRVMSKSGHSNVRIDKVDGIYLLYLQDLWTTVIDMKWRYKLTLFAATFVMTWFLFGVIYYAIAFIHGDLEPGEPISNHTPCIMKVDSLTGAFLFSLESQTTIGYGVRSITEECPHAIFLLVAQLVITTLIEIFITGTFLAKIARPKKRAETIKFSHCAVITKQNGKLCLVIQVANMRKSLLIQCQLSGKLLQTHVTKEGERILLNQATVKFHVDSSSESPFLILPMTFYHVLDETSPLRDLTPQNLKEKEFELVVLLNATVESTSAVCQSRTSYIPEEIYWGFEFVPVVSLSKNGKYVADFSQFEQIRKSSDCTFYCADSEKQKLEEKYRQEDQRERELRTLLLQQSNV, translated from the coding sequence ATGGATTCCATTCACATGGGCATGTCCAGCACCCCCCTGGTGAAGCACAGTGCTGGGGCTGGGTTCAAGGCCAACAGACCCCGTGTCATGTCCAAGAGTGGGCACAGCAACGTGAGAATTGACAAAGTGGATGGCATATACCTACTCTACCTGCAAGACCTGTGGACCACAGTTATTGACATGAAGTGGAGATATAAGCTCACCCTGTTCGCTGCCACTTTTGTGATGACCTGGTTCCTATTTGGAGTTATCTACTATGCCATTGCGTTTATTCATGGGGACTTAGAACCCGGTGAGCCTATTTCAAATCATACCCCGTGCATCATGAAAGTGGACTCTCTCACTGGGGCATTTCTCTTTTCCCTGGAATCCCAGACAACCATTGGCTATGGAGTCCGTTCCATCACGGAGGAATGTCCTCATGCCATCTTCCTATTGGTTGCTCAATTGGTCATCACGACCTTGATTGAAATCTTCATCACTGGAACCTTCTTGGCCAAAATTGCAAGACCCAAAAAGCGGGCTGAGACCATCAAGTTCAGCCACTGTGCAGTCATCACCAAGCAGAATGGGAAGCTGTGCTTGGTGATTCAGGTAGCCAACATGAGGAAGAGCCTCTTGATTCAGTGCCAGCTCTCTGGCAAGCTGCTGCAGACCCACGTTACCAAGGAGGGGGAGCGGATTCTCCTCAACCAAGCCACTGTCAAATTCCACGTGGACTCCTCCTCTGAGAGCCCCTTCCTCATTCTGCCCATGACATTCTACCACGTGCTGGATGAGACGAGCCCCCTGAGAGACCTcacaccccaaaacctaaaggaGAAGGAGTTTGAGCTTGTGGTCCTCCTCAATGCCACTGTGGAATCCACTAGTGCTGTCTGCCAAAGCCGGACATCTTATATCCCGGAGGAGATCTACTGGGGTTTTGAGTTTGTCCCTGTGGTATCTCTCTCCAAAAATGGAAAATACGTGGCTGATTTCAGTCAGTTTGAACAGATTCGGAAGAGCTCAGATTGCACCTTTTACTGTGCAGATTCCGAGAAACAGAAACTCGAGGAGAAGtacaggcaggaggatcagaggGAAAGAGAACTGAGGACGCTTTTATTACAACAGAGCAATGTCTGA